In Lineus longissimus chromosome 7, tnLinLong1.2, whole genome shotgun sequence, a genomic segment contains:
- the LOC135490746 gene encoding creatine kinase, flagellar-like isoform X3, translating into MGKKGSGGKGSSDKDCGCDVPRKPNVPPTVLVSSHNDSVREEGSVPIAGCRLGNFPDLTHHNNWMSKCLNMKIYDELKDKKTASGFTMDKAIQTGVDNPGHPFIFTVGCVAGDEESYETLSALFDEVIYHRHNGYAKDALHPTDLDFNKLTGGEGLDPKYVWSCRVRTGRSIRGYSLPPHCSCAERRDVEQILIKALDTFSGKFRGKYYPLNKMTDEEQEKLIDEHFLFDKPVSPLLTCAGMARDWPDARGIWHNDDKNFLVWVNEEDHSRFISMEKGGNMRGVFQRFCDGIGMIETAIKDQGFEFQWNKHLGYILTCPSNLGTGLRAGVHLSCPNLCKDSRFEAILERLHLQKRGTGGVDTEATDGVFDISNLDRLGKSEVELVQLVIVGVELMVQMEKALEKGENIDHLVPCQGYVRRPEESYPDLTKHNNWMAKCLTPAIYHKLKNKETSSGFTFDKVIQTGVDNPGHPFIFTVGCVAGDEETYEVFADLLDPIIEKRHNGYQKSALHKTDLDFKNLEGGDDLDSNYVLSCRVRTGRSIRGYSLPPHNTRGERREVERILREALSTLSGPLKGTYYPLSKMTDAEQQQLIDDHFLFDKPVSPLLTCAGMARDWPDARGIWHNENKNFLVWINEEDHARVISMELGGKMKTVFKRFCEGLKSFEDGINSHGKEFMWNEHLGFILTCPSNLGTGLRAGVHVKLPHMAKHSRFEDILLGLRLQKRGTGGVDTAAEGGVFDISNLDRLGSSEVAQVQMVVNGVKLLIKMEKELEKGGDIQKLIAKHLPKVAAMREPWAIDKRAPLMNSNYPDLSKHSNWMAKCLTKNIFNRIESRMTNKGCVIYDCIQTGVDNPGHPFIFTVGLVAGDEDSYSKFAEIFDPVIERRHNGYTPDKVHCTDLDPSHLKGGELDEEFVLSSRVRTGRSIRGFALPPICNRFERREVERISVVALSALDGPLKGKYYPLNKMTDAEQEQLIDDHFLFDKPVSPLLTCAGMARDWPDARGIWHNENKNFLVWINEEDHLRVISMEKGGNIKNVFNRFCDGLKKVEDSIKGEGYQFMWSEHLGYILTCPSNLGTGLRAGVHVKLPKISADSRFDKILAALRLQKRGTGGVDTASTDGTFDISNLDRLGSSEVQQVQMVVDGVGLLIQMEKRLMAGESVDDLMPEDETVAGAEEA; encoded by the exons ATGGGCAAAAAAGGCTCAGGAGGAAAGGG CTCATCTGACAAGGACTGTGGGTGTGATGTGCCTAGAAAACCGAATGTTCCTCCAACTGTTCTGGTGTCCTCCCATAATGATAGTGTCAGAGAGGAAGGGAGTGTACCAATTGCTGG TTGCAGGCTTGGTAATTTTCCCGACCTTACCCATCATAATAACTGGATGAGCAAGTGTCTGAACATGAAGATTTATGACGAACTGAAGGACAAGAAAACTGCAAGTGGTTTCACCATGGACAAGGCTATTCAGACTGGGGTGGACAACCCAGGTCACCCATTCATATTTACTGTTG GCTGTGTGGCTGGAGACGAAGAATCCTACGAAACATTATCCGCTCTGTTTGATGAGGTGATCTACCACCGTCACAATGGATACGCGAAAGACGCACTGCACCCTACCGATTTAGACTTCAACAAACTGACTGGCGGTGAAGGTCTGGATCCTAAATATGTCTGGTCCTGCCGTGTGCGGACAGGTCGCAGTATCCGGGGCTACTCGCTGCCTCCCCATTGTAGTTGTGCAGAAAGAAGAGATGTGGAGCAGATCCTGATAAAGGCTCTTGACACATTTTCTGGAAAATTCCGAG GGAAGTATTACCCTTTGAACAAGATGACTGATGAAGAACAAGAGAAGCTCATTGATGAACATTTTCTGTTTGATAAGCCTGTATCTCCACTTCTGACATGTGCTGGGATGGCACGAGACTGGCCTGACGCTCGTGGAATCTGGCACAACGATGACAAGAACTTTTTAGTCTGGGTAAATGAGGAGGACCACAGTCGTTTCATCTCCATGGAGAAAGGAGGAAACATGAGGGGAGTGTTCCAGAGATTCTGCGATGGCATCGGTATGATCGAGACAGCAATCAAAGACCAGGGCTTTGAGTTTCAGTGGAACAAACACCTTGGGTATATTCTGACCTGCCCTAGTAACCTCGGCACTGGTCTCAGGGCTGGCGTCCATCTTAGCTGTCCTAATCTCTGCAAGGATTCACGCTTCGAGGCAATTCTAGAACGTCTTCATCTTCAGAAGAGAGGAACCGGGGGTGTTGACACTGAGGCCACTGACGGGGTGTTTGATATTTCCAATTTGGATCGGCTTGGTAAATCAGAGGTCGAATTGGTGCAGCTTGTCATCGTTGGTGTAGAACTGATGGTCCAGATGGAAAAAGCACTAGAAAAGG GGGAGAATATCGACCATCTTGTTCCCTGCCAAGGCTACGTTAGGCGACCTGAAGAGAGCTACCCAGACCTGACCAAGCACAACAACTGGATGGCCAAGTGTCTCACTCCAGCTATTTATCACAAGTTAAAGAATAAAGAGACCTCAAGCGGTTTCACCTTTGATAAAGTGATCCAGACTGGTGTCGACAACCCTGGACATCCGTTCATCTTCACTGTTG GTTGTGTGGCTGGGGATGAGGAGACCTATGAGGTATTCGCTGACCTTTTGGACCCCATAATCGAGAAACGTCACAATGGGTATCAGAAGTCCGCCCTCCACAAGACTGATCTCGATTTCAAAAATCTGGAAGGAGGAGACGATCTCGATAGTAATTACGTCTTGTCCTGTCGTGTCCGAACCGGTCGCAGTATCCGTGGTTACAGTCTCCCACCACACAACACCAGAGGCGAGAGAAGAGAGGTTGAAAGAATTCTACGAGAAGCGCTGTCCACACTATCTGGTCCATTAAAAGGGACGTACTACCCACTGTCAAAGATGACAGATGCAGAACAGCAACAGCTTATAGATGACCATTTCCTCTTCGACAAACCAGTGTCTCCGCTTCTGACATGTGCTGGGATGGCAAGAGATTGGCCTGACGCTCGTGGAATCTGGCACAACGAGAACAAGAACTTTTTGGTGTGGATTAACGAGGAGGATCACGCAAGAGTGATCTCAATGGAGCTAGGAGGCAAAATGAAAACAGTTTTTAAGCGATTCTGCGAAGGGCTTAAGAGCTTTGAAGATGGCATCAACAGTCATGGCAAGGAGTTCATGTGGAATGAACATCTCGGATTCATTTTGACATGTCCGTCGAACCTCGGGACTGGACTCCGTGCTGGTGTTCATGTCAAGCTACCACACATGGCCAAACACAGCAGATTTGAAGACATCTTGCTGGGGTTGCGGCTTCAGAAGAGGGGCACAGGAGGCGTTGATACTGCAGCGGAGGGTGGAGTCTTTGACATCTCGAACCTTGACCGCTTGGGTTCGTCTGAGGTAGCCCAAGTCCAGATGGTTGTTAACGGTGTAAAGTTACTGATCAAGATGGAAAAAGAACTAGAAAAGGGTGGCGACATCCAGAAACTTATTGCCAAGCATCTTCCAAAAGTAGCTGCTATGAGGGAACCATGGGCAATCGACAAGCGCGCTCCTCTGATGAACAGCAACTACCCTGATCTGTCCAAGCACAGTAACTGGATGGCCAAGTGTCTCACAAAAAACATCTTCAATCGTATTGAGAGTCGTATGACCAACAAGGGCTGTGTGATCTACGACTGCATCCAAACAGGTGTAGACAACCCAGGGCACCCGTTCATCTTCACCGTAGGCCTCGTAGCTGGAGATGAAGACAGCTATTCCAAATTTGCAGAGATTTTTGACCCAGTAATTGAGAGACGACATAACGGTTACACCCCTGATAAGGTCCACTGCACCGACCTTGACCCTTCACATCTAAAGGGAGGTGAATTGGATGAAGAATTTGTGCTATCTTCTCGTGTCCGGACTGGACGAAGTATAAGAGGGTTTGCCCTCCCACCAATCTGCAACAGATTTGAGCGCCGGGAAGTTGAGAGAATCTCCGTAGTAGCTTTATCAGCTCTAGACGGGCCACTCAAAGGCAAGTACTACCCGCTGAACAAGATGACGGATGCGGAGCAGGAACAGCTCATAGATGACCACTTCCTCTTCGACAAACCAGTGTCTCCGCTCCTGACCTGTGCTGGGATGGCAAGAGATTGGCCTGACGCTCGTGGAATCTGGCACAACGAGAACAAGAACTTTTTGGTGTGGATTAACGAGGAGGACCATTTGCGGGTCATTTCCATGGAGAAAGGTGGCAACATAAAGAATGTCTTCAATCGTTTCTGTGACGGTCTAAAGAAAGTAGAGGATTCTATCAAAGGAGAAGGTTACCAGTTCATGTGGAGTGAACACCTTGGCTACATCCTCACTTGTCCGAGCAACCTGGGAACAGGATTGCGCGCCGGTGTTCATGTCAAGCTTCCGAAGATCAGCGCAGATTCAAGATTTGACAAAATCCTTGCAGCACTTCGTCTCCAGAAGCGTGGTACAGGTGGCGTTGACACAGCGTCAACAGATGGCACTTTTGATATATCAAACTTAGATCGCCTAGGCAGCTCTGAGGTACAACAAGTTCAGATGGTTGTTGATGGTGTGGGACTCCTCATCCAGATGGAGAAACGCCTGATGGCTGGAGAGAGTGTCGATGATCTGATGCCAGAAGACGAGACAGTCGCAGGGGCGGAGGAAGCTTAA
- the LOC135490746 gene encoding creatine kinase, flagellar-like isoform X1, producing MFEIFFQMTGRTLNLGLLGVKSSKQKKFRNNFTRRSPPITMRIMSSLVSFIQFVIKKQYSRKQTTVMDSSDKDCGCDVPRKPNVPPTVLVSSHNDSVREEGSVPIAGCRLGNFPDLTHHNNWMSKCLNMKIYDELKDKKTASGFTMDKAIQTGVDNPGHPFIFTVGCVAGDEESYETLSALFDEVIYHRHNGYAKDALHPTDLDFNKLTGGEGLDPKYVWSCRVRTGRSIRGYSLPPHCSCAERRDVEQILIKALDTFSGKFRGKYYPLNKMTDEEQEKLIDEHFLFDKPVSPLLTCAGMARDWPDARGIWHNDDKNFLVWVNEEDHSRFISMEKGGNMRGVFQRFCDGIGMIETAIKDQGFEFQWNKHLGYILTCPSNLGTGLRAGVHLSCPNLCKDSRFEAILERLHLQKRGTGGVDTEATDGVFDISNLDRLGKSEVELVQLVIVGVELMVQMEKALEKGENIDHLVPCQGYVRRPEESYPDLTKHNNWMAKCLTPAIYHKLKNKETSSGFTFDKVIQTGVDNPGHPFIFTVGCVAGDEETYEVFADLLDPIIEKRHNGYQKSALHKTDLDFKNLEGGDDLDSNYVLSCRVRTGRSIRGYSLPPHNTRGERREVERILREALSTLSGPLKGTYYPLSKMTDAEQQQLIDDHFLFDKPVSPLLTCAGMARDWPDARGIWHNENKNFLVWINEEDHARVISMELGGKMKTVFKRFCEGLKSFEDGINSHGKEFMWNEHLGFILTCPSNLGTGLRAGVHVKLPHMAKHSRFEDILLGLRLQKRGTGGVDTAAEGGVFDISNLDRLGSSEVAQVQMVVNGVKLLIKMEKELEKGGDIQKLIAKHLPKVAAMREPWAIDKRAPLMNSNYPDLSKHSNWMAKCLTKNIFNRIESRMTNKGCVIYDCIQTGVDNPGHPFIFTVGLVAGDEDSYSKFAEIFDPVIERRHNGYTPDKVHCTDLDPSHLKGGELDEEFVLSSRVRTGRSIRGFALPPICNRFERREVERISVVALSALDGPLKGKYYPLNKMTDAEQEQLIDDHFLFDKPVSPLLTCAGMARDWPDARGIWHNENKNFLVWINEEDHLRVISMEKGGNIKNVFNRFCDGLKKVEDSIKGEGYQFMWSEHLGYILTCPSNLGTGLRAGVHVKLPKISADSRFDKILAALRLQKRGTGGVDTASTDGTFDISNLDRLGSSEVQQVQMVVDGVGLLIQMEKRLMAGESVDDLMPEDETVAGAEEA from the exons atgtttgaaattttttttcaaatgactgGAAGAACTTTAAACCTTGGACTTCTTGGAGTAAAAAGTTCGAAGCAGAAAAAATTCCGGAATAATTTCACAAGGCGTAGTCCTCCTATTACTATGAGGATAATGTCGTCTTTAGTATCATTTATACAGTTCGTAATCAAGAAACAGTATTCAAGAAAACAAACTACAGTTATGGA CTCATCTGACAAGGACTGTGGGTGTGATGTGCCTAGAAAACCGAATGTTCCTCCAACTGTTCTGGTGTCCTCCCATAATGATAGTGTCAGAGAGGAAGGGAGTGTACCAATTGCTGG TTGCAGGCTTGGTAATTTTCCCGACCTTACCCATCATAATAACTGGATGAGCAAGTGTCTGAACATGAAGATTTATGACGAACTGAAGGACAAGAAAACTGCAAGTGGTTTCACCATGGACAAGGCTATTCAGACTGGGGTGGACAACCCAGGTCACCCATTCATATTTACTGTTG GCTGTGTGGCTGGAGACGAAGAATCCTACGAAACATTATCCGCTCTGTTTGATGAGGTGATCTACCACCGTCACAATGGATACGCGAAAGACGCACTGCACCCTACCGATTTAGACTTCAACAAACTGACTGGCGGTGAAGGTCTGGATCCTAAATATGTCTGGTCCTGCCGTGTGCGGACAGGTCGCAGTATCCGGGGCTACTCGCTGCCTCCCCATTGTAGTTGTGCAGAAAGAAGAGATGTGGAGCAGATCCTGATAAAGGCTCTTGACACATTTTCTGGAAAATTCCGAG GGAAGTATTACCCTTTGAACAAGATGACTGATGAAGAACAAGAGAAGCTCATTGATGAACATTTTCTGTTTGATAAGCCTGTATCTCCACTTCTGACATGTGCTGGGATGGCACGAGACTGGCCTGACGCTCGTGGAATCTGGCACAACGATGACAAGAACTTTTTAGTCTGGGTAAATGAGGAGGACCACAGTCGTTTCATCTCCATGGAGAAAGGAGGAAACATGAGGGGAGTGTTCCAGAGATTCTGCGATGGCATCGGTATGATCGAGACAGCAATCAAAGACCAGGGCTTTGAGTTTCAGTGGAACAAACACCTTGGGTATATTCTGACCTGCCCTAGTAACCTCGGCACTGGTCTCAGGGCTGGCGTCCATCTTAGCTGTCCTAATCTCTGCAAGGATTCACGCTTCGAGGCAATTCTAGAACGTCTTCATCTTCAGAAGAGAGGAACCGGGGGTGTTGACACTGAGGCCACTGACGGGGTGTTTGATATTTCCAATTTGGATCGGCTTGGTAAATCAGAGGTCGAATTGGTGCAGCTTGTCATCGTTGGTGTAGAACTGATGGTCCAGATGGAAAAAGCACTAGAAAAGG GGGAGAATATCGACCATCTTGTTCCCTGCCAAGGCTACGTTAGGCGACCTGAAGAGAGCTACCCAGACCTGACCAAGCACAACAACTGGATGGCCAAGTGTCTCACTCCAGCTATTTATCACAAGTTAAAGAATAAAGAGACCTCAAGCGGTTTCACCTTTGATAAAGTGATCCAGACTGGTGTCGACAACCCTGGACATCCGTTCATCTTCACTGTTG GTTGTGTGGCTGGGGATGAGGAGACCTATGAGGTATTCGCTGACCTTTTGGACCCCATAATCGAGAAACGTCACAATGGGTATCAGAAGTCCGCCCTCCACAAGACTGATCTCGATTTCAAAAATCTGGAAGGAGGAGACGATCTCGATAGTAATTACGTCTTGTCCTGTCGTGTCCGAACCGGTCGCAGTATCCGTGGTTACAGTCTCCCACCACACAACACCAGAGGCGAGAGAAGAGAGGTTGAAAGAATTCTACGAGAAGCGCTGTCCACACTATCTGGTCCATTAAAAGGGACGTACTACCCACTGTCAAAGATGACAGATGCAGAACAGCAACAGCTTATAGATGACCATTTCCTCTTCGACAAACCAGTGTCTCCGCTTCTGACATGTGCTGGGATGGCAAGAGATTGGCCTGACGCTCGTGGAATCTGGCACAACGAGAACAAGAACTTTTTGGTGTGGATTAACGAGGAGGATCACGCAAGAGTGATCTCAATGGAGCTAGGAGGCAAAATGAAAACAGTTTTTAAGCGATTCTGCGAAGGGCTTAAGAGCTTTGAAGATGGCATCAACAGTCATGGCAAGGAGTTCATGTGGAATGAACATCTCGGATTCATTTTGACATGTCCGTCGAACCTCGGGACTGGACTCCGTGCTGGTGTTCATGTCAAGCTACCACACATGGCCAAACACAGCAGATTTGAAGACATCTTGCTGGGGTTGCGGCTTCAGAAGAGGGGCACAGGAGGCGTTGATACTGCAGCGGAGGGTGGAGTCTTTGACATCTCGAACCTTGACCGCTTGGGTTCGTCTGAGGTAGCCCAAGTCCAGATGGTTGTTAACGGTGTAAAGTTACTGATCAAGATGGAAAAAGAACTAGAAAAGGGTGGCGACATCCAGAAACTTATTGCCAAGCATCTTCCAAAAGTAGCTGCTATGAGGGAACCATGGGCAATCGACAAGCGCGCTCCTCTGATGAACAGCAACTACCCTGATCTGTCCAAGCACAGTAACTGGATGGCCAAGTGTCTCACAAAAAACATCTTCAATCGTATTGAGAGTCGTATGACCAACAAGGGCTGTGTGATCTACGACTGCATCCAAACAGGTGTAGACAACCCAGGGCACCCGTTCATCTTCACCGTAGGCCTCGTAGCTGGAGATGAAGACAGCTATTCCAAATTTGCAGAGATTTTTGACCCAGTAATTGAGAGACGACATAACGGTTACACCCCTGATAAGGTCCACTGCACCGACCTTGACCCTTCACATCTAAAGGGAGGTGAATTGGATGAAGAATTTGTGCTATCTTCTCGTGTCCGGACTGGACGAAGTATAAGAGGGTTTGCCCTCCCACCAATCTGCAACAGATTTGAGCGCCGGGAAGTTGAGAGAATCTCCGTAGTAGCTTTATCAGCTCTAGACGGGCCACTCAAAGGCAAGTACTACCCGCTGAACAAGATGACGGATGCGGAGCAGGAACAGCTCATAGATGACCACTTCCTCTTCGACAAACCAGTGTCTCCGCTCCTGACCTGTGCTGGGATGGCAAGAGATTGGCCTGACGCTCGTGGAATCTGGCACAACGAGAACAAGAACTTTTTGGTGTGGATTAACGAGGAGGACCATTTGCGGGTCATTTCCATGGAGAAAGGTGGCAACATAAAGAATGTCTTCAATCGTTTCTGTGACGGTCTAAAGAAAGTAGAGGATTCTATCAAAGGAGAAGGTTACCAGTTCATGTGGAGTGAACACCTTGGCTACATCCTCACTTGTCCGAGCAACCTGGGAACAGGATTGCGCGCCGGTGTTCATGTCAAGCTTCCGAAGATCAGCGCAGATTCAAGATTTGACAAAATCCTTGCAGCACTTCGTCTCCAGAAGCGTGGTACAGGTGGCGTTGACACAGCGTCAACAGATGGCACTTTTGATATATCAAACTTAGATCGCCTAGGCAGCTCTGAGGTACAACAAGTTCAGATGGTTGTTGATGGTGTGGGACTCCTCATCCAGATGGAGAAACGCCTGATGGCTGGAGAGAGTGTCGATGATCTGATGCCAGAAGACGAGACAGTCGCAGGGGCGGAGGAAGCTTAA
- the LOC135490746 gene encoding creatine kinase, flagellar-like isoform X2, giving the protein MFEIFFQMTGRTLNLGLLGVKSSKQKKFRNNFTRRSPPITMRIMSSLVSFIQFVIKKQYSRKQTTVMDSSDKDCGCDVPRKPNVPPTVLVSSHNDSVREEGSVPIAGLGNFPDLTHHNNWMSKCLNMKIYDELKDKKTASGFTMDKAIQTGVDNPGHPFIFTVGCVAGDEESYETLSALFDEVIYHRHNGYAKDALHPTDLDFNKLTGGEGLDPKYVWSCRVRTGRSIRGYSLPPHCSCAERRDVEQILIKALDTFSGKFRGKYYPLNKMTDEEQEKLIDEHFLFDKPVSPLLTCAGMARDWPDARGIWHNDDKNFLVWVNEEDHSRFISMEKGGNMRGVFQRFCDGIGMIETAIKDQGFEFQWNKHLGYILTCPSNLGTGLRAGVHLSCPNLCKDSRFEAILERLHLQKRGTGGVDTEATDGVFDISNLDRLGKSEVELVQLVIVGVELMVQMEKALEKGENIDHLVPCQGYVRRPEESYPDLTKHNNWMAKCLTPAIYHKLKNKETSSGFTFDKVIQTGVDNPGHPFIFTVGCVAGDEETYEVFADLLDPIIEKRHNGYQKSALHKTDLDFKNLEGGDDLDSNYVLSCRVRTGRSIRGYSLPPHNTRGERREVERILREALSTLSGPLKGTYYPLSKMTDAEQQQLIDDHFLFDKPVSPLLTCAGMARDWPDARGIWHNENKNFLVWINEEDHARVISMELGGKMKTVFKRFCEGLKSFEDGINSHGKEFMWNEHLGFILTCPSNLGTGLRAGVHVKLPHMAKHSRFEDILLGLRLQKRGTGGVDTAAEGGVFDISNLDRLGSSEVAQVQMVVNGVKLLIKMEKELEKGGDIQKLIAKHLPKVAAMREPWAIDKRAPLMNSNYPDLSKHSNWMAKCLTKNIFNRIESRMTNKGCVIYDCIQTGVDNPGHPFIFTVGLVAGDEDSYSKFAEIFDPVIERRHNGYTPDKVHCTDLDPSHLKGGELDEEFVLSSRVRTGRSIRGFALPPICNRFERREVERISVVALSALDGPLKGKYYPLNKMTDAEQEQLIDDHFLFDKPVSPLLTCAGMARDWPDARGIWHNENKNFLVWINEEDHLRVISMEKGGNIKNVFNRFCDGLKKVEDSIKGEGYQFMWSEHLGYILTCPSNLGTGLRAGVHVKLPKISADSRFDKILAALRLQKRGTGGVDTASTDGTFDISNLDRLGSSEVQQVQMVVDGVGLLIQMEKRLMAGESVDDLMPEDETVAGAEEA; this is encoded by the exons atgtttgaaattttttttcaaatgactgGAAGAACTTTAAACCTTGGACTTCTTGGAGTAAAAAGTTCGAAGCAGAAAAAATTCCGGAATAATTTCACAAGGCGTAGTCCTCCTATTACTATGAGGATAATGTCGTCTTTAGTATCATTTATACAGTTCGTAATCAAGAAACAGTATTCAAGAAAACAAACTACAGTTATGGA CTCATCTGACAAGGACTGTGGGTGTGATGTGCCTAGAAAACCGAATGTTCCTCCAACTGTTCTGGTGTCCTCCCATAATGATAGTGTCAGAGAGGAAGGGAGTGTACCAATTGCTGG GCTTGGTAATTTTCCCGACCTTACCCATCATAATAACTGGATGAGCAAGTGTCTGAACATGAAGATTTATGACGAACTGAAGGACAAGAAAACTGCAAGTGGTTTCACCATGGACAAGGCTATTCAGACTGGGGTGGACAACCCAGGTCACCCATTCATATTTACTGTTG GCTGTGTGGCTGGAGACGAAGAATCCTACGAAACATTATCCGCTCTGTTTGATGAGGTGATCTACCACCGTCACAATGGATACGCGAAAGACGCACTGCACCCTACCGATTTAGACTTCAACAAACTGACTGGCGGTGAAGGTCTGGATCCTAAATATGTCTGGTCCTGCCGTGTGCGGACAGGTCGCAGTATCCGGGGCTACTCGCTGCCTCCCCATTGTAGTTGTGCAGAAAGAAGAGATGTGGAGCAGATCCTGATAAAGGCTCTTGACACATTTTCTGGAAAATTCCGAG GGAAGTATTACCCTTTGAACAAGATGACTGATGAAGAACAAGAGAAGCTCATTGATGAACATTTTCTGTTTGATAAGCCTGTATCTCCACTTCTGACATGTGCTGGGATGGCACGAGACTGGCCTGACGCTCGTGGAATCTGGCACAACGATGACAAGAACTTTTTAGTCTGGGTAAATGAGGAGGACCACAGTCGTTTCATCTCCATGGAGAAAGGAGGAAACATGAGGGGAGTGTTCCAGAGATTCTGCGATGGCATCGGTATGATCGAGACAGCAATCAAAGACCAGGGCTTTGAGTTTCAGTGGAACAAACACCTTGGGTATATTCTGACCTGCCCTAGTAACCTCGGCACTGGTCTCAGGGCTGGCGTCCATCTTAGCTGTCCTAATCTCTGCAAGGATTCACGCTTCGAGGCAATTCTAGAACGTCTTCATCTTCAGAAGAGAGGAACCGGGGGTGTTGACACTGAGGCCACTGACGGGGTGTTTGATATTTCCAATTTGGATCGGCTTGGTAAATCAGAGGTCGAATTGGTGCAGCTTGTCATCGTTGGTGTAGAACTGATGGTCCAGATGGAAAAAGCACTAGAAAAGG GGGAGAATATCGACCATCTTGTTCCCTGCCAAGGCTACGTTAGGCGACCTGAAGAGAGCTACCCAGACCTGACCAAGCACAACAACTGGATGGCCAAGTGTCTCACTCCAGCTATTTATCACAAGTTAAAGAATAAAGAGACCTCAAGCGGTTTCACCTTTGATAAAGTGATCCAGACTGGTGTCGACAACCCTGGACATCCGTTCATCTTCACTGTTG GTTGTGTGGCTGGGGATGAGGAGACCTATGAGGTATTCGCTGACCTTTTGGACCCCATAATCGAGAAACGTCACAATGGGTATCAGAAGTCCGCCCTCCACAAGACTGATCTCGATTTCAAAAATCTGGAAGGAGGAGACGATCTCGATAGTAATTACGTCTTGTCCTGTCGTGTCCGAACCGGTCGCAGTATCCGTGGTTACAGTCTCCCACCACACAACACCAGAGGCGAGAGAAGAGAGGTTGAAAGAATTCTACGAGAAGCGCTGTCCACACTATCTGGTCCATTAAAAGGGACGTACTACCCACTGTCAAAGATGACAGATGCAGAACAGCAACAGCTTATAGATGACCATTTCCTCTTCGACAAACCAGTGTCTCCGCTTCTGACATGTGCTGGGATGGCAAGAGATTGGCCTGACGCTCGTGGAATCTGGCACAACGAGAACAAGAACTTTTTGGTGTGGATTAACGAGGAGGATCACGCAAGAGTGATCTCAATGGAGCTAGGAGGCAAAATGAAAACAGTTTTTAAGCGATTCTGCGAAGGGCTTAAGAGCTTTGAAGATGGCATCAACAGTCATGGCAAGGAGTTCATGTGGAATGAACATCTCGGATTCATTTTGACATGTCCGTCGAACCTCGGGACTGGACTCCGTGCTGGTGTTCATGTCAAGCTACCACACATGGCCAAACACAGCAGATTTGAAGACATCTTGCTGGGGTTGCGGCTTCAGAAGAGGGGCACAGGAGGCGTTGATACTGCAGCGGAGGGTGGAGTCTTTGACATCTCGAACCTTGACCGCTTGGGTTCGTCTGAGGTAGCCCAAGTCCAGATGGTTGTTAACGGTGTAAAGTTACTGATCAAGATGGAAAAAGAACTAGAAAAGGGTGGCGACATCCAGAAACTTATTGCCAAGCATCTTCCAAAAGTAGCTGCTATGAGGGAACCATGGGCAATCGACAAGCGCGCTCCTCTGATGAACAGCAACTACCCTGATCTGTCCAAGCACAGTAACTGGATGGCCAAGTGTCTCACAAAAAACATCTTCAATCGTATTGAGAGTCGTATGACCAACAAGGGCTGTGTGATCTACGACTGCATCCAAACAGGTGTAGACAACCCAGGGCACCCGTTCATCTTCACCGTAGGCCTCGTAGCTGGAGATGAAGACAGCTATTCCAAATTTGCAGAGATTTTTGACCCAGTAATTGAGAGACGACATAACGGTTACACCCCTGATAAGGTCCACTGCACCGACCTTGACCCTTCACATCTAAAGGGAGGTGAATTGGATGAAGAATTTGTGCTATCTTCTCGTGTCCGGACTGGACGAAGTATAAGAGGGTTTGCCCTCCCACCAATCTGCAACAGATTTGAGCGCCGGGAAGTTGAGAGAATCTCCGTAGTAGCTTTATCAGCTCTAGACGGGCCACTCAAAGGCAAGTACTACCCGCTGAACAAGATGACGGATGCGGAGCAGGAACAGCTCATAGATGACCACTTCCTCTTCGACAAACCAGTGTCTCCGCTCCTGACCTGTGCTGGGATGGCAAGAGATTGGCCTGACGCTCGTGGAATCTGGCACAACGAGAACAAGAACTTTTTGGTGTGGATTAACGAGGAGGACCATTTGCGGGTCATTTCCATGGAGAAAGGTGGCAACATAAAGAATGTCTTCAATCGTTTCTGTGACGGTCTAAAGAAAGTAGAGGATTCTATCAAAGGAGAAGGTTACCAGTTCATGTGGAGTGAACACCTTGGCTACATCCTCACTTGTCCGAGCAACCTGGGAACAGGATTGCGCGCCGGTGTTCATGTCAAGCTTCCGAAGATCAGCGCAGATTCAAGATTTGACAAAATCCTTGCAGCACTTCGTCTCCAGAAGCGTGGTACAGGTGGCGTTGACACAGCGTCAACAGATGGCACTTTTGATATATCAAACTTAGATCGCCTAGGCAGCTCTGAGGTACAACAAGTTCAGATGGTTGTTGATGGTGTGGGACTCCTCATCCAGATGGAGAAACGCCTGATGGCTGGAGAGAGTGTCGATGATCTGATGCCAGAAGACGAGACAGTCGCAGGGGCGGAGGAAGCTTAA